A genomic region of Bdellovibrionota bacterium contains the following coding sequences:
- a CDS encoding PAS domain S-box protein — MAEQAKEQSASFAAQGIETAKLFCNAIVEEAPGVQAPIDGAGLWIVDREMRVLWMNDTMERIYGTQSEIRGKPCYFGFRGLTEKCADCLPSKAFETGNIITGYISRTIKDGSERFYQLVEAPLFDDNNEISRVLEIVLDITEKARLEESLRDSEQEYRALFENAATAVMMTGEDGIIRKVNPQFEELSGFRKCDLEGRVHYLKFIHPIDREMVSTYHRLRHQNTPSVPTTYEFQFLNRWDDVRRVQISIKMIANTGFQIASMIDITDKWKLEQAIREKDQFLANILRHSVETIVAMDPSGTIRTWNRGAELMFGYRSREIVGRRFVTLIAPEFRRGQKYAQLTKKFQEQGFLRDALVEAVTKEGRKLTINISRTAIRDESGKDVGSSAVIRDVTETKRLEQRMIQQEKMLALGELAASLAHEVKNPLNSMVINMEVLKGHLNDLPEQKRALLDRYFNVVTAEVERVNKVMRGVLDFARPIESQFSRVDIPSVLSHVLALVQAQAEREKIQLKIDLEKNLPAVDGARDHLTQVFLNLFLNAFQAMPKGGAIAVRAEREGQNHVAVSVRDTGIGIPKPNLKRIFDLYFSTKEKGSGLGLPLVKRLITAHGGKIRVKSKVNHGSSFTVTLPIP; from the coding sequence GTGGCCGAACAAGCGAAAGAACAATCCGCGTCCTTCGCCGCTCAAGGAATCGAAACAGCCAAACTCTTCTGCAACGCCATCGTCGAAGAAGCTCCAGGAGTGCAGGCTCCCATCGACGGAGCCGGGCTTTGGATCGTCGACCGGGAGATGCGCGTTCTCTGGATGAACGACACGATGGAACGGATCTACGGAACCCAGAGTGAAATTCGGGGGAAACCCTGCTACTTCGGCTTCCGCGGCCTCACGGAAAAGTGCGCGGATTGCCTCCCGAGCAAGGCGTTCGAGACCGGAAATATCATCACCGGTTATATCTCGCGCACCATCAAGGACGGCTCCGAGCGTTTTTATCAGCTGGTGGAAGCCCCCCTCTTCGACGACAACAATGAGATATCCCGCGTCCTCGAAATCGTCTTGGACATCACCGAGAAGGCCCGCTTGGAAGAGTCGTTGCGCGACTCGGAACAGGAGTATCGGGCGCTTTTTGAGAACGCCGCCACGGCGGTCATGATGACCGGCGAAGACGGGATTATCCGAAAGGTGAATCCCCAATTCGAGGAACTCTCCGGCTTTCGAAAATGCGATCTTGAAGGCCGGGTCCACTACCTGAAATTCATTCATCCGATCGACCGCGAGATGGTGAGCACGTACCACCGCCTTCGACATCAAAACACGCCGTCGGTCCCCACGACGTATGAATTTCAATTCTTGAATCGCTGGGACGACGTCCGCCGCGTGCAGATTTCCATCAAAATGATCGCCAACACCGGATTTCAAATTGCTTCGATGATCGACATCACGGACAAGTGGAAACTGGAACAAGCGATTCGAGAAAAAGATCAGTTCTTGGCCAACATCCTCCGCCACTCGGTCGAAACCATTGTGGCGATGGATCCGTCCGGGACGATTCGAACTTGGAATCGGGGCGCCGAGCTGATGTTTGGGTATCGATCCCGGGAAATCGTCGGGCGGCGCTTCGTTACGCTTATCGCCCCCGAGTTTCGCCGGGGCCAAAAATACGCTCAGCTCACGAAAAAATTTCAGGAACAGGGCTTTCTGAGGGATGCGCTCGTCGAAGCGGTGACCAAAGAAGGCAGAAAACTCACGATCAATATAAGCCGCACGGCGATTCGAGACGAGTCCGGGAAGGACGTCGGCAGCTCCGCCGTGATCCGGGACGTGACCGAGACCAAGCGACTCGAACAGCGGATGATCCAACAGGAAAAGATGCTGGCATTGGGCGAACTCGCCGCCAGCCTGGCTCACGAGGTGAAAAATCCGCTTAACTCGATGGTGATCAATATGGAAGTGCTGAAAGGCCATTTGAATGATCTTCCGGAGCAGAAACGGGCATTACTGGATCGTTATTTCAACGTCGTGACCGCCGAAGTGGAGCGCGTCAACAAGGTCATGCGCGGCGTGTTGGATTTTGCGCGTCCGATCGAATCGCAATTCAGTCGCGTCGACATTCCGAGCGTGTTATCCCACGTCCTCGCGTTGGTCCAAGCGCAGGCCGAGAGAGAAAAAATCCAACTCAAGATTGACTTGGAAAAGAATCTGCCCGCCGTGGACGGAGCCCGGGACCATCTCACACAGGTTTTCTTGAACCTGTTTCTGAACGCGTTCCAGGCCATGCCGAAAGGTGGGGCGATCGCCGTCCGAGCCGAGCGAGAGGGGCAAAACCACGTCGCCGTCTCGGTGAGGGACACGGGAATCGGAATTCCGAAACCCAATTTGAAACGGATTTTTGACCTCTATTTTTCAACCAAAGAGAAAGGAAGCGGACTCGGCCTTCCGTTAGTCAAGAGACTGATAACGGCCCACGGCGGGAAGATCCGCGTAAAAAGCAAGGTGAATCATGGCAGCTCATTTACAGTTACACTCCCCATCCCCTGA
- the rpmE gene encoding 50S ribosomal protein L31, whose translation MREGIHPAYVETTITCACGNVIHTRSTKQNVHVEICSKCHPYFTGTQKLVDTAGRIERFRKKYAKNAPAASKK comes from the coding sequence ATGCGAGAAGGAATTCATCCAGCGTACGTCGAGACGACGATCACGTGTGCTTGCGGCAACGTGATTCACACCCGTTCCACCAAACAGAACGTACACGTGGAAATCTGCTCCAAGTGTCACCCGTATTTCACGGGGACCCAAAAATTGGTCGACACGGCCGGCCGAATTGAACGGTTCCGGAAGAAGTACGCCAAGAACGCGCCCGCCGCGTCGAAAAAGTAA
- a CDS encoding AMP-binding protein — MPHKNLATLFQNRTYLNAARAGIKYTVDGREASLSWQQVGTEVRNIGRALLARGLKPGDRVGIWSRLQPEAILAELATISLGGVSIAIDPEIPFETGFQQLQRSGAPYLFLEGKESIEQTMKRTSDLQSMKVFVALGQKDAPHISGIPSLSTFKSDGRAVPAVQFYDRLEQVGSDNEACWIFGNGGRENSSEFRLTHAQILANSLSLSESLALTSADTCLSLLPLSHATERTFGLYAMICSGAAIAFSERPEDIVPDLSLFRPNLLLCRNRTLSQIHHHFQEHFRSALPPMRYLFQSAVADASTPTLAGRFVFPRIRKMMGGEIRTVAYPQEDVDPNVAAFFRAMEIDLLPFETAPDLPNVIGLKVRPFKGKERATSTARIG, encoded by the coding sequence GTGCCGCACAAGAATCTCGCGACTCTCTTTCAAAACCGGACGTATTTGAACGCTGCCCGAGCCGGAATAAAGTACACGGTGGATGGGCGGGAAGCGTCTCTCAGCTGGCAGCAAGTCGGTACGGAGGTCAGAAACATTGGTAGGGCCCTTCTGGCAAGAGGCTTGAAGCCCGGCGATCGGGTCGGCATTTGGAGCCGGCTCCAACCCGAGGCGATTCTGGCCGAATTGGCGACCATCTCGCTGGGCGGGGTATCGATTGCCATTGACCCGGAGATCCCTTTCGAAACCGGTTTTCAACAGCTGCAACGCTCCGGCGCGCCGTATCTCTTCTTGGAAGGGAAAGAGTCCATCGAACAGACGATGAAACGTACGTCGGACCTCCAGTCCATGAAGGTGTTCGTGGCGCTCGGACAAAAAGACGCCCCTCACATCTCCGGAATTCCTTCGCTGTCGACGTTCAAGTCGGATGGCCGGGCGGTTCCGGCGGTTCAGTTTTACGATCGGCTTGAACAAGTCGGATCCGACAACGAGGCCTGTTGGATTTTTGGAAACGGCGGCCGGGAAAATTCTTCGGAGTTTCGCCTGACCCATGCTCAGATTCTCGCCAATTCGTTGTCGCTATCGGAGAGTTTGGCCTTGACCTCCGCCGACACCTGTCTTTCGCTCCTTCCTCTGAGCCACGCAACCGAAAGAACATTCGGGCTCTACGCGATGATTTGCTCCGGCGCGGCAATCGCTTTTTCCGAGCGACCCGAGGATATCGTGCCGGATCTGTCCCTGTTTCGTCCGAACCTTCTCCTTTGCCGGAACCGAACGCTCAGCCAGATCCATCATCATTTCCAAGAGCACTTCCGATCCGCGCTCCCCCCCATGCGTTATCTCTTTCAAAGCGCGGTGGCCGACGCTTCCACACCGACATTGGCCGGCCGATTTGTCTTTCCGCGGATTCGAAAAATGATGGGAGGCGAGATTCGGACCGTCGCCTACCCTCAGGAAGATGTCGATCCCAACGTTGCGGCATTCTTTCGGGCGATGGAAATAGACCTCCTTCCCTTTGAAACGGCACCGGACCTGCCCAACGTCATCGGATTGAAAGTTCGCCCTTTCAAAGGAAAGGAAAGGGCTACGAGCACCGCTCGAATCGGCTGA